From the Pseudarthrobacter sp. MM222 genome, one window contains:
- a CDS encoding class I SAM-dependent RNA methyltransferase: MSPDTATQVPTDLVVDVGPVAHGGHCVARHEGRVVFVRHAIPGEKVRVRLTDAGPDAKFWRGDVVEVLAASPDRVDHFWDLADSARSWSHRHPPLGGAELGHISLERQRSLKAEVLAEQLQRLAGVDRVTEVEAVGDQAARDGLAWRTRAGFAVTPGGKLGMHAHRSDTVLPVREMPLAVDGINALRLWEIDLQGIERVEVAAPANGSRPLVLLVPAAGTRAKRLSAILSQLPDNVSVASFDPVKGEALQLRGRTYVQESAAGHEYRVTGDGFWQIHRDAPGALVGALTGFLHDGGFLDSGAVVADLYAGAGLFTAPLADAVGVTGSVLSVEGSPGASRDARKNLHGAPQVEIVQGRVERVLRQKPRNFDAVLLDPPRAGAGKAVVDQLIGTGPRAVAYVSCDPASFARDLGYFQQGGWELSGLRAFDLYPHTHHMETVALLTPRR; the protein is encoded by the coding sequence ATGAGCCCCGACACCGCCACGCAAGTCCCTACCGACCTCGTCGTCGACGTCGGGCCGGTGGCCCACGGCGGCCACTGCGTCGCCCGGCACGAGGGACGGGTGGTGTTCGTCCGCCACGCCATCCCGGGCGAAAAAGTGCGGGTCCGCCTCACTGACGCCGGCCCGGACGCGAAGTTCTGGCGCGGGGACGTTGTGGAGGTCCTCGCGGCATCCCCGGACCGGGTGGATCACTTCTGGGATCTTGCCGATTCCGCACGGTCCTGGTCCCACCGCCACCCGCCGCTCGGCGGCGCGGAGCTCGGCCACATCTCGCTGGAACGCCAGCGCAGCCTCAAGGCGGAGGTCCTGGCCGAGCAGCTGCAGCGCCTCGCCGGCGTCGACCGCGTCACCGAGGTCGAAGCTGTGGGAGACCAGGCGGCACGGGATGGCCTGGCCTGGCGGACCCGGGCCGGCTTCGCCGTGACCCCCGGCGGGAAACTCGGCATGCACGCCCACCGCTCCGACACGGTCCTGCCGGTCCGGGAGATGCCGCTGGCGGTGGACGGCATCAACGCGCTCCGGCTGTGGGAGATCGACCTGCAGGGCATCGAGCGCGTGGAGGTCGCGGCCCCGGCCAACGGCTCCCGCCCGCTCGTTCTCCTGGTGCCGGCCGCGGGCACCCGCGCCAAGCGGCTGAGCGCCATCCTCTCGCAGCTGCCGGACAACGTCTCGGTCGCCAGCTTTGATCCGGTCAAGGGGGAGGCCCTGCAGTTGCGCGGGCGCACCTATGTCCAGGAGTCCGCGGCCGGCCATGAGTACCGGGTCACGGGCGACGGGTTCTGGCAAATCCACCGCGACGCGCCTGGCGCCCTCGTGGGGGCCCTGACCGGTTTCCTGCACGACGGCGGATTCCTGGACTCGGGCGCGGTGGTGGCGGACCTGTACGCCGGCGCCGGCCTCTTCACGGCACCCCTCGCGGACGCCGTGGGCGTGACCGGATCCGTGCTGTCCGTGGAAGGTTCGCCCGGCGCCAGCCGGGATGCCCGCAAGAACCTGCACGGGGCGCCGCAGGTGGAAATAGTCCAGGGCAGGGTGGAACGGGTGCTGCGCCAGAAGCCGCGGAACTTCGACGCCGTCCTCCTGGACCCGCCCCGGGCAGGAGCGGGCAAAGCTGTCGTGGACCAGCTGATCGGCACGGGCCCGCGGGCCGTTGCCTACGTCTCCTGCGATCCGGCGTCGTTCGCCCGCGATCTGGGCTACTTCCAGCAGGGCGGCTGGGAACTCTCTGGGTTGCGGGCCTTCGACCTGTATCCGCACACCCATCACATGGAGACTGTGGCGCTACTGACTCCGCGGCGCTGA
- a CDS encoding aconitate hydratase: MSIVDSFGSKGKLNVAGTEYEIFRLNSVEGAENLPFSLKVLLENLLRTEDGANITADHVRALAGWDPSAQPDTEIQFTPARVIMQDFTGVPCVVDLATMREAVKELGGDPKRVNPLAPAEMVIDHSVQIDAFGNSGALERNMEIEYQRNGERYQFLRWGQTAFDDFKVVPPGTGIVHQVNIEYLARTVMTREIDGVVRAYPDTCVGTDSHTTMVNGLGVLGWGVGGIEAEAAMLGQPVSMLIPRVVGFKLTGSIPAGATATDVVLTITEQLRKHGVVGKFVEFYGEGVAAVPLANRATIGNMSPEFGSTAAMFPIDDVTIEYLRLTGRSDENVALVEAYAKEQGLWHDPSHEIKFSEYLELDLSTVVPSISGPKRPQDRIVLTEAKDEFRHDLLNYVKHDADAGTLDESLEESFPASDPPSFTQSDTHVTDTDREPPVYSAAHGAAGRVSNAVKVTTEDGREFELDHGAVAIASITSCTNTSNPSVMLAAALLARNAVDKGLTSKPWVKTSVAPGSKVVTDYYEKSGLTPYLEKLGFYIVGYGCATCIGNSGPLDPEISEAVQANDLSVTAVLSGNRNFEGRINPDVKMNYLASPPLVIAYALAGTMDFDFESDALGKDDAGNDVFLRDIWPNPVEVQQVIDSSIDKEMFARGYEGVFDGDARWKALDTPAGDTFAWDPNSTYVRKPPYFEGMKAKPEPVTDITGARVLLKLGDSVTTDHISPAGSFKSDTPAGQYLLANGVERKDFNSYGSRRGNHEVMIRGTFANIRIKNQLLDGVEGGFTRDFTQPEGPQAYVYDAAQNYQAAGTPLVVLAGKEYGSGSSRDWAAKGTALLGVKAVVAESYERIHRSNLIGMGVLPLQYPAGQNAASLGLAGTETFAVEGVTALNEGTTPKTLKVTATADDGSTTSFDAVLRIDTPGEADYYRNGGILQYVLRQISAS; the protein is encoded by the coding sequence ATGAGCATTGTGGACAGCTTCGGTTCAAAAGGCAAACTTAATGTAGCCGGTACCGAATACGAAATTTTCCGGTTGAACTCCGTTGAAGGTGCAGAAAACCTTCCGTTCAGCCTCAAGGTATTGCTTGAAAACCTGTTGAGGACCGAGGACGGCGCCAATATCACGGCCGACCACGTCCGAGCACTGGCCGGCTGGGACCCCAGCGCCCAGCCCGACACTGAAATCCAGTTCACGCCGGCGCGCGTGATCATGCAGGACTTCACCGGCGTTCCCTGCGTCGTCGACCTCGCCACCATGCGTGAGGCCGTCAAGGAACTCGGCGGCGACCCCAAGCGGGTCAACCCGCTGGCGCCGGCGGAAATGGTGATCGACCACTCCGTGCAGATCGACGCCTTCGGCAACTCCGGCGCACTGGAGCGCAACATGGAGATCGAATACCAGCGCAACGGCGAGCGGTACCAGTTCCTGCGTTGGGGCCAGACCGCGTTTGACGACTTCAAGGTTGTCCCGCCCGGAACCGGCATCGTGCACCAGGTCAACATTGAGTACCTGGCCCGCACCGTCATGACCCGCGAAATCGACGGCGTTGTCCGGGCCTACCCGGACACCTGCGTCGGCACCGACTCGCACACCACCATGGTCAACGGCCTGGGCGTGCTGGGCTGGGGCGTCGGCGGCATCGAAGCCGAGGCTGCCATGCTCGGCCAGCCCGTTTCCATGCTGATCCCGCGCGTCGTGGGCTTCAAGCTGACCGGTTCCATCCCGGCCGGCGCCACCGCCACCGACGTCGTCCTCACCATCACCGAACAGCTGCGCAAGCACGGCGTCGTGGGCAAGTTCGTCGAGTTCTACGGCGAGGGCGTCGCGGCCGTGCCGCTGGCCAACCGCGCCACCATCGGCAACATGAGCCCGGAGTTCGGCTCCACGGCCGCAATGTTCCCCATCGACGATGTCACCATCGAGTACCTGCGCCTCACCGGCCGGTCCGACGAGAACGTCGCCCTCGTGGAGGCCTACGCCAAGGAACAGGGCCTCTGGCACGATCCGTCCCACGAGATCAAGTTCTCCGAGTACCTCGAGCTGGACCTGTCCACGGTGGTTCCCTCGATCTCCGGCCCGAAGCGTCCCCAGGACCGCATCGTTCTCACCGAGGCCAAGGACGAGTTCCGCCACGACCTGCTCAACTACGTCAAGCACGACGCCGACGCCGGCACGCTGGACGAGTCCCTGGAGGAGAGCTTCCCGGCCTCGGACCCGCCCTCCTTCACCCAGTCTGATACGCACGTGACGGACACGGACCGCGAGCCGCCGGTCTATTCGGCAGCACACGGTGCGGCCGGCCGGGTTTCCAACGCCGTCAAGGTGACCACGGAAGACGGCCGCGAGTTCGAGCTGGACCACGGGGCCGTGGCCATCGCCTCGATCACGTCCTGCACCAACACGTCCAACCCGTCCGTGATGCTGGCCGCCGCTCTGCTGGCCCGCAACGCCGTGGACAAGGGCCTGACGTCCAAGCCGTGGGTCAAGACCTCCGTGGCCCCGGGCTCCAAGGTGGTCACCGACTACTACGAGAAGTCGGGCCTGACCCCGTACCTGGAGAAGCTTGGCTTCTACATCGTCGGCTACGGCTGCGCCACCTGCATCGGCAACTCCGGCCCGCTGGATCCTGAGATTTCTGAAGCCGTCCAGGCCAACGACCTGTCAGTCACCGCCGTGCTCTCCGGTAACCGCAACTTCGAAGGCCGGATCAACCCGGACGTGAAGATGAACTACCTGGCGTCCCCGCCGCTGGTCATCGCCTACGCCCTGGCCGGAACCATGGACTTCGACTTCGAGTCAGACGCCCTTGGCAAGGACGACGCCGGCAACGACGTCTTCCTCAGGGACATCTGGCCGAACCCGGTGGAGGTCCAGCAGGTCATCGATTCCTCCATCGACAAGGAAATGTTCGCGCGCGGCTACGAAGGCGTCTTCGACGGCGACGCCCGCTGGAAGGCACTCGACACGCCGGCCGGCGACACCTTCGCCTGGGATCCGAACTCCACCTACGTGCGGAAGCCCCCGTACTTCGAGGGCATGAAGGCGAAGCCGGAGCCGGTTACCGACATCACCGGTGCCCGTGTCCTGCTGAAGCTCGGCGATTCGGTCACCACCGACCACATCTCCCCGGCCGGTTCGTTCAAGTCGGACACCCCGGCCGGACAGTACCTGCTGGCCAACGGTGTGGAGCGCAAGGACTTCAACTCCTACGGCTCACGCCGTGGCAACCACGAGGTCATGATCCGCGGCACCTTCGCGAACATCCGGATCAAGAACCAGCTGCTCGACGGCGTCGAGGGTGGCTTCACCCGCGACTTCACGCAGCCGGAAGGCCCGCAGGCGTACGTCTACGACGCAGCGCAGAACTACCAGGCAGCCGGCACCCCGCTGGTGGTCCTGGCCGGCAAGGAGTACGGCTCCGGTTCGTCCCGTGACTGGGCGGCCAAGGGTACGGCGCTCCTGGGCGTCAAGGCTGTCGTGGCCGAAAGCTACGAGCGCATCCACCGCTCCAACCTGATCGGCATGGGCGTCCTGCCGCTGCAGTACCCGGCCGGCCAGAACGCTGCCAGCCTGGGCCTGGCCGGTACGGAAACCTTCGCCGTTGAGGGGGTCACCGCGCTCAACGAAGGCACCACGCCGAAGACCCTCAAGGTCACCGCAACTGCCGACGACGGTTCCACCACGTCCTTCGATGCGGTCCTGCGCATCGATACTCCGGGCGAGGCGGACTACTACCGCAACGGCGGCATCCTGCAGTACGTGCTGCGCCAGATCTCCGCCAGCTAG
- the dxs gene encoding 1-deoxy-D-xylulose-5-phosphate synthase has protein sequence MGILETVRNPQDLSKLSEAQLDQLAAEVREFLIGNVSQTGGHLGPNLGVVELTVAVHRIFDSPRDSIVFDTGHQSYVHKLLTGRQDFSTLRQQGGLSGYPDRAESDHDIVESSHASSSLSWADGISRARQLTGDGDRYVIAVVGDGALTGGMAWEALNNIAADKKRRVVIVVNDNGRSYAPTVGGFADYLASLRPTIDSFRAAPAYEGTLDWWRRKLQNGGTFGQLTYRSLHAMKKGIKDWWAPQGMFEDLGMKYIGPVDGHNLQAMEHALSTAKNYAGPVIVHAMTEKGHGYAPARAHEADQFHAVGIIDPETGEPTEAGGAKSWTSVFADEIADIADERKDIVGITGAMLIPVGLHKFAARHPERVFDVGIAEQHALTSAAGMAFGGLHPVVAVYATFLNRAFDQLLMDVALHKAGVTVVLDRAGVTGPDGASHHGMWDMAMVQIVPGLHLAAPRDASRLREELREAVAIEDAPSVIRYSKGTVGAEVDAVERLSDGVDVLARRPAGSTENDVLIVSVGAMSELALDVSNRLGAQGISSTVVDPRWLLPVRKSIIALASHHRLVVCIEDGVRAGGVGSRIRQEMRAAGVDTALNEVGLPVEFLDHGSRSQVLERVGLTARKITHDVVAQVLGTKVPFARPLPGQEHPSTGSLPLL, from the coding sequence TTGGGAATCTTGGAGACCGTCCGGAATCCGCAGGACCTGAGCAAGTTGTCCGAGGCGCAGCTGGATCAGCTGGCAGCCGAGGTCAGGGAATTCCTGATCGGCAACGTCTCCCAGACCGGAGGCCACCTCGGCCCGAACCTCGGCGTCGTGGAACTCACCGTCGCCGTGCACCGGATCTTCGATTCGCCCCGCGACAGCATCGTCTTCGATACCGGCCACCAGTCGTACGTCCACAAACTCCTCACCGGCCGCCAGGACTTCAGCACGCTCCGCCAGCAGGGCGGACTCTCCGGTTACCCGGACCGCGCCGAGTCAGACCACGACATCGTGGAAAGCTCGCACGCGTCCTCCTCGCTGTCCTGGGCCGACGGGATCTCCCGCGCCCGGCAGCTGACCGGGGACGGAGACCGGTACGTCATCGCCGTCGTGGGCGACGGCGCCCTGACCGGCGGCATGGCCTGGGAGGCCCTGAACAACATCGCCGCGGACAAGAAGCGCCGCGTCGTCATCGTCGTCAACGACAACGGGCGCTCCTACGCCCCGACCGTCGGCGGCTTCGCCGACTATCTGGCCTCGTTGCGGCCCACCATCGATTCCTTCCGCGCCGCACCCGCCTACGAGGGCACGCTGGACTGGTGGCGCCGGAAGCTGCAGAACGGCGGCACCTTCGGGCAGTTGACCTACCGCAGCCTCCACGCCATGAAAAAGGGCATCAAGGACTGGTGGGCGCCGCAGGGCATGTTCGAGGACCTCGGCATGAAGTACATCGGCCCGGTGGACGGCCACAACCTGCAGGCCATGGAGCACGCCCTCTCCACGGCCAAGAACTATGCCGGACCCGTCATTGTCCACGCCATGACGGAGAAGGGCCACGGCTACGCGCCGGCCCGCGCCCATGAGGCGGACCAGTTCCACGCCGTCGGCATCATCGACCCGGAAACGGGCGAGCCCACCGAGGCGGGCGGCGCCAAGTCCTGGACGTCCGTCTTCGCCGACGAAATTGCCGACATCGCAGACGAACGCAAGGACATCGTCGGCATCACCGGCGCCATGCTCATCCCGGTCGGGCTGCACAAGTTCGCCGCCCGGCACCCCGAGCGGGTGTTCGACGTCGGCATCGCCGAACAGCACGCGCTCACCTCCGCGGCCGGCATGGCCTTCGGCGGGCTGCACCCGGTCGTCGCCGTCTACGCAACGTTCCTCAACCGCGCTTTCGACCAGCTGCTGATGGACGTCGCCCTGCACAAGGCCGGAGTCACCGTGGTCCTGGACCGCGCCGGGGTCACGGGGCCCGACGGCGCCAGCCACCACGGCATGTGGGACATGGCCATGGTCCAGATCGTTCCGGGACTGCACCTGGCCGCCCCGCGCGACGCCAGCAGGCTGCGCGAGGAACTCCGCGAGGCCGTCGCGATCGAGGACGCGCCGAGCGTGATCCGCTACTCCAAGGGCACCGTCGGCGCCGAGGTGGACGCCGTCGAGCGGCTCAGCGACGGCGTGGACGTGCTCGCGCGGCGCCCCGCCGGCTCGACCGAAAACGACGTCCTGATCGTCAGCGTCGGCGCCATGTCCGAACTCGCGCTGGACGTCTCGAACCGGCTCGGAGCCCAGGGCATCAGTTCCACCGTCGTGGACCCCCGCTGGCTGTTGCCCGTCCGGAAGTCCATCATCGCCCTCGCCTCGCACCACCGCCTCGTCGTCTGCATCGAAGACGGGGTGCGCGCCGGCGGTGTCGGCTCGCGGATCCGGCAGGAAATGCGGGCCGCCGGAGTGGACACCGCACTGAACGAGGTGGGGCTCCCGGTCGAATTCCTGGACCACGGAAGCCGCAGCCAGGTCCTGGAGCGCGTCGGATTGACCGCCAGGAAGATCACGCACGACGTCGTCGCCCAGGTCCTCGGGACCAAGGTGCCGTTCGCCCGGCCCCTGCCCGGGCAGGAACACCCCAGCACCGGCAGCCTGCCGCTGCTATAG
- a CDS encoding aldo/keto reductase, with translation MTEYRRVGNSGLTVSVVGLGCNNLGRSNTATESQEGTDAVVHAALDAGITFFDVADNYGRQPGLSETMLGKALAGRRDDAVIGTKFGMDVRGANGNDFGARGSRRYIIRAAEASLRRLGTDWIDLYQFHTPDPLTPIEETLAALDELVTSGKVRYIGHSNRAGWQIAEAEYVARARGGSRFISSQNHYNLLDRRAELEVTPAAEAFGLGVLPYFPLANGLLTGKYAKGSAPEGSRLSHTRTNLVNDADWEQLEAFSAFAAARGLNEIQVAFSWLAAQPSVSSVIAGATRPEQVRQNAAAVAWIPSAAELAELDDLFPRTPKVALF, from the coding sequence ATGACTGAATACCGCCGTGTGGGAAATTCCGGACTGACCGTCTCCGTCGTGGGCCTGGGCTGTAACAACCTTGGCCGGTCTAATACGGCGACCGAGTCGCAGGAGGGGACCGACGCCGTCGTGCACGCGGCCCTCGACGCCGGCATCACCTTCTTCGACGTCGCGGACAACTACGGCCGGCAACCGGGCCTCAGTGAAACGATGCTGGGCAAGGCCCTCGCCGGCCGGCGGGACGACGCGGTGATCGGCACCAAGTTCGGCATGGACGTCCGGGGCGCCAACGGCAACGATTTCGGTGCGCGCGGATCCCGCCGCTATATCATCCGGGCCGCCGAGGCCTCGCTGCGCCGGCTGGGTACCGACTGGATCGACCTCTACCAGTTCCACACCCCCGACCCGCTGACGCCCATCGAGGAGACCCTCGCGGCCCTCGACGAGCTCGTGACGAGCGGGAAGGTCCGCTACATCGGCCACTCGAACCGGGCCGGCTGGCAGATCGCCGAAGCCGAATACGTGGCACGGGCCCGGGGCGGATCGCGCTTTATCTCCAGCCAGAACCACTACAACCTGCTGGACCGCCGTGCCGAGCTTGAGGTGACCCCCGCCGCCGAAGCCTTCGGGCTGGGCGTGCTGCCCTACTTCCCGCTCGCCAATGGGCTGCTGACCGGCAAATATGCCAAGGGCAGCGCTCCCGAGGGTTCCCGGCTCAGCCACACCCGGACCAACCTGGTGAACGACGCCGACTGGGAGCAGCTGGAGGCGTTCAGCGCCTTCGCCGCCGCCCGGGGCCTGAACGAGATCCAGGTCGCCTTCTCCTGGCTGGCGGCGCAGCCGTCCGTGAGCAGTGTCATTGCCGGCGCCACCCGGCCCGAACAGGTCCGGCAGAACGCCGCCGCCGTGGCCTGGATCCCCAGCGCCGCGGAACTCGCCGAACTGGACGACCTCTTCCCGCGCACGCCCAAGGTGGCGCTGTTCTAG
- a CDS encoding nucleoside hydrolase has translation MDVDTGIDDALALVYLLSRPEVRIQAITCTAGNVGARQVALNNLALLELCGRPGIEVAIGAEVPLEIPLITTEETHGPQGIGYAELPAPAQGISARHAVDVWVEEARAHPGELTGLITGPLTNFALALRREPELPLLLKGLVIMGGSFNYQGNTTPTAEWNVSVDPHAAKEVFAAYRGLPEDKLPLVCALETTELIELRPEHLQRLAESAGAPPELVLPEQPAGQRSTSPNRLVACLSDAVRFYLEFHRQYDQGYIAHMHDAFAACAAIGRTPVAARLATVDVETSSPLLIGTTVADYRGLWGMRPNARVVVSNDPDQCFDELITSVGALARRTGHP, from the coding sequence ATGGATGTCGATACCGGAATCGACGACGCCCTGGCCCTCGTGTACCTGCTCTCCCGGCCCGAAGTGCGGATCCAGGCGATCACCTGCACCGCCGGAAACGTTGGCGCCCGGCAGGTTGCCCTGAACAACCTGGCCCTGCTGGAGCTCTGCGGCAGGCCGGGAATCGAGGTTGCCATCGGGGCCGAAGTGCCGCTGGAAATTCCGCTGATCACCACCGAGGAAACGCACGGGCCGCAGGGGATCGGCTACGCCGAACTGCCTGCCCCGGCGCAGGGGATCTCGGCGCGGCACGCCGTCGACGTCTGGGTGGAGGAGGCCCGTGCGCACCCGGGGGAGCTGACCGGCCTCATCACCGGCCCGCTGACCAACTTCGCCCTCGCCCTGCGCCGGGAACCGGAGCTGCCGCTCCTGCTCAAGGGCCTCGTGATCATGGGCGGGAGCTTCAACTACCAGGGCAACACCACCCCCACGGCGGAGTGGAACGTCTCCGTTGACCCGCACGCCGCCAAGGAGGTCTTCGCGGCCTACCGTGGACTGCCCGAGGACAAACTGCCGCTGGTGTGCGCGCTGGAAACCACCGAGCTGATCGAACTCCGGCCGGAGCACCTGCAACGCCTCGCCGAATCAGCCGGCGCCCCGCCGGAACTGGTCCTGCCGGAGCAGCCTGCCGGCCAGCGCAGCACCTCCCCGAACCGGCTTGTCGCCTGCCTGTCCGACGCGGTCCGGTTCTATCTGGAGTTCCACAGGCAGTATGACCAGGGTTACATCGCACACATGCACGATGCCTTCGCGGCCTGCGCCGCCATCGGCCGCACGCCCGTAGCTGCCCGGCTGGCGACGGTCGACGTCGAAACCTCATCGCCCCTGCTCATCGGCACGACGGTGGCCGACTACCGCGGGCTCTGGGGGATGCGGCCCAACGCCAGGGTGGTTGTCTCCAACGACCCCGACCAGTGCTTCGATGAGCTGATCACGTCCGTGGGCGCGCTGGCCCGCCGGACCGGGCACCCCTAG
- a CDS encoding ECF transporter S component — translation MSQPSLTLPAPGTESGTAAGRRRRLLELAGAAAIAATYVFLVLTQPADIANGPASFSALVALGGFLLGAMLLIAAVLPVLPTSTLVLMPVALVLNVVLGQLMGATGLPFYFDAIGTVLVAVLAGPAAGAATGALSSIVWSFFNPTVLPFAAGAALIGFLAGVAARGGLFRRFYLAPVAGFVTGILAGVVSAPIAAFVFGGTAGVGTGAIVGAFRAMGDTLLAAITKQALISDPMDKAIVFAIAALLVYALPRRTTYRFPFVRRFRVLAGKAPGTPEA, via the coding sequence ATGTCACAGCCGTCCCTGACCCTTCCTGCCCCCGGCACCGAATCTGGAACGGCGGCCGGCCGACGCCGCCGCCTGCTCGAACTTGCCGGCGCCGCAGCCATCGCGGCCACCTACGTCTTCCTCGTCCTCACCCAGCCGGCGGACATCGCCAACGGCCCGGCCAGCTTCTCGGCGCTCGTGGCGCTGGGCGGCTTCCTGCTCGGCGCCATGCTGCTGATCGCCGCCGTGCTCCCCGTGCTCCCCACGTCCACGCTGGTCCTGATGCCGGTGGCGCTGGTGTTGAACGTGGTCCTGGGCCAGCTCATGGGCGCCACCGGGCTGCCGTTCTACTTCGACGCGATCGGCACCGTCCTGGTCGCCGTCCTGGCCGGCCCTGCCGCGGGAGCCGCCACGGGCGCGCTCAGCAGCATCGTGTGGTCCTTCTTCAACCCGACGGTGCTGCCCTTCGCAGCCGGCGCCGCGCTGATCGGCTTCCTGGCCGGCGTCGCCGCCCGCGGCGGCCTGTTCCGCCGCTTCTACCTCGCGCCGGTCGCCGGCTTCGTCACCGGCATCCTCGCCGGCGTCGTCTCCGCCCCGATCGCGGCCTTCGTCTTCGGCGGCACGGCCGGCGTGGGCACGGGTGCGATCGTGGGCGCCTTCCGCGCCATGGGCGACACCCTGCTCGCCGCCATCACCAAGCAGGCCCTGATCTCAGACCCCATGGACAAGGCGATTGTCTTCGCCATCGCCGCGCTGCTGGTCTATGCCCTGCCGCGCCGCACCACCTACCGGTTCCCCTTCGTCCGGCGCTTCCGGGTGCTTGCCGGCAAGGCCCCGGGAACGCCCGAAGCCTGA
- a CDS encoding energy-coupling factor transporter transmembrane component T → MPSGSTRSRLHPLTALALAVSAAVLTTAAACWPLSVAVALGAGLLAWRAGVARRVLAAGAVILVPFGVSLLMLHGLFFPEGRTVLAAWGPARVTAEGLGFALEAATRTAACVLVLLLFSFTVHVPDLIAALIARRVPRQFSYVLASTLTLMPAIARRLDSIQQAQQARGLVLGGGLLSRLVAVRLQMVPLVLGLIEDAGSRSQALDARGFARPGPRTSYRTLTDPTAQRGLRAAALLLAATAVLLRLAAAWPGLGRP, encoded by the coding sequence GTGCCTTCTGGAAGCACGCGCTCCCGGCTCCACCCGCTGACTGCGCTGGCCCTGGCCGTCAGCGCCGCGGTTCTTACGACGGCGGCGGCATGCTGGCCGCTGTCGGTGGCGGTGGCGCTGGGCGCGGGGCTACTGGCCTGGCGGGCCGGCGTGGCACGCCGGGTGCTGGCTGCCGGCGCGGTCATCCTGGTCCCGTTCGGGGTGTCTCTGCTGATGCTGCACGGCCTGTTCTTCCCGGAGGGTCGTACCGTCCTCGCCGCCTGGGGACCGGCGAGGGTCACCGCGGAAGGGCTGGGCTTTGCCCTGGAGGCGGCAACGCGCACCGCCGCCTGCGTACTCGTGCTGCTGCTGTTCTCCTTCACCGTTCACGTCCCGGATCTCATCGCCGCCCTCATCGCACGCCGGGTGCCCCGGCAGTTCAGCTATGTCCTGGCCTCCACCCTGACCCTGATGCCCGCCATTGCCCGCCGGCTCGACAGCATCCAGCAAGCGCAGCAAGCCCGCGGCCTGGTGCTCGGCGGCGGACTGCTGTCCCGGCTCGTGGCCGTCCGGCTGCAGATGGTGCCGCTGGTACTGGGGCTGATCGAGGATGCCGGCAGCCGCTCGCAGGCGCTGGACGCGCGCGGCTTTGCCCGGCCGGGACCGCGGACAAGCTACCGGACGTTGACGGACCCGACGGCGCAGCGCGGGCTCCGTGCTGCCGCCCTGCTCCTTGCCGCAACGGCGGTCCTGCTCCGCTTGGCCGCTGCATGGCCGGGATTGGGAAGACCATGA